A window of Armatimonadota bacterium contains these coding sequences:
- a CDS encoding nucleoside-diphosphate kinase has protein sequence MHNPRTERTLVVVKPDGVQRGLVGEILGRLERSGLKIVGLKMLTASRDLLERHYPDDDGFLRTIGGKTKEAFDAYGLDLRERMGTDDLREVGARVRGWLVDFMSSAPVVAAVVEGVHAVSVVRKLVGATLPVFAEPGTVRGDFAVDSPTLANLEGRPVRNLVHASGTLEEARFEIELWFGVDEIWSYRRADEGAMFGS, from the coding sequence ATGCACAACCCGAGGACGGAGCGGACGCTGGTAGTGGTCAAACCCGACGGCGTCCAGCGCGGACTGGTAGGTGAGATCCTGGGCCGCCTGGAGCGGTCCGGGTTGAAGATCGTCGGGCTGAAGATGCTCACCGCTTCGCGCGACCTGCTCGAGCGGCACTACCCCGACGACGACGGCTTCCTACGCACGATCGGCGGAAAGACGAAGGAGGCGTTCGACGCTTACGGGCTCGACCTCCGCGAGCGCATGGGCACCGACGACCTGCGGGAGGTCGGCGCGCGCGTGCGCGGATGGCTGGTGGACTTCATGAGTTCCGCGCCCGTGGTGGCCGCGGTCGTCGAGGGGGTCCACGCGGTGAGCGTCGTGCGAAAGCTGGTGGGCGCGACGCTGCCGGTCTTCGCTGAACCCGGGACCGTACGCGGCGACTTCGCGGTAGACTCACCGACTCTGGCCAACCTGGAGGGCCGCCCGGTCCGCAACCTGGTTCACGCCTCCGGTACCCTTGAGGAGGCGCGATTCGAGATCGAACTGTGGTTCGGTGTAGACGAGATCTGGTCGTACCGCCGCGCCGACGAAGGCGCGATGTTCGGGAGCTGA
- a CDS encoding GNAT family protein: MGDPHRDRHIGFTGLHEIDWQDRCTVGGTMIGEREVWGKGYGTDAIRTRNRFAFEQVGLHRIEGRTFEFNRAMQRVYEKCEYHREGVQRKRLWRNGRWWDMILYAILDEEHPQTAGGRMGQRG, from the coding sequence CTGGGCGATCCTCACCGAGACCGGCACATCGGGTTTACGGGCCTGCACGAGATCGACTGGCAGGATCGGTGCACGGTCGGCGGGACGATGATCGGCGAGCGCGAAGTGTGGGGCAAGGGCTACGGTACGGACGCGATCCGCACGCGCAACCGGTTCGCGTTCGAGCAGGTGGGGTTGCACCGCATCGAGGGGAGGACGTTCGAGTTCAACCGTGCGATGCAGCGCGTGTACGAGAAGTGCGAATACCACCGTGAGGGCGTGCAGCGAAAGCGCCTGTGGCGCAACGGGCGCTGGTGGGACATGATCCTGTACGCCATCCTGGACGAAGAGCATCCCCAAACAGCGGGGGGCAGGATGGGACAGCGAGGATGA